A region from the Carassius carassius chromosome 33, fCarCar2.1, whole genome shotgun sequence genome encodes:
- the LOC132114362 gene encoding histone deacetylase 3, with protein MTNRTAYFYDPDVGNFHYGAGHPMKPHRLSLTHSLVLHYGLYKKMMVFKPYKASQHDMCRFHSEDYIDFLQKVSPNNMQGFTKSLNAFNVGDDCPVFPGLFEFCSRYTGASLQGATQLNHKICDIAINWAGGLHHAKKFEASGFCYVNDIVISILELLKYHPRVLYIDIDIHHGDGVQEAFYLTDRVMTVSFHKYGNYFFPGTGDMYEVGAESGRYYCLNVPLRDGIDDQSYRHLFQPVIKQVVDFYQPTCIVLQCGADSLGCDRLGCFNLSIRGHGDCVEFVKSFKIPLLVLGGGGYTVRNVARCWTYETSLLVEESISDELPYSEYFEYFAPDFTLHPDVSTRIENQNSRQYLEQIRQTVFENLKMLNHAPSVQIHDVPSDLLSYERPDEADPDERGSEDNFSRPEAANEFYDGDHDNDKESDVEI; from the exons ATGACGAACCGAACGGCGTATTTCTACGATCCGGACGTGGGAAACTTTCACTACG GTGCTGGACACCCGATGAAGCCTCAccgtctgtctctcacacacagtctGGTGCTGCACTATGGGCTCTACAAGAAGATGATG GTGTTCAAGCCGTACAAGGCGTCTCAGCACGACATGTGCCGCTTCCACTCGGAGGATTACATCGACTTCCTGCAGAAGGTCAGTCCTAACAACATGCAGGGCTTCACCAAGAGCCTCAACGCCTTCAACGTTGGAGACGACTG TCCTGTGTTTCCAGGTCTGTTTGAGTTTTGTTCGAGGTACACTGGTGCCTCTCTGCAAGGAGCGACTCAGTTAAATCacaag ATATGTGACATTGCCATAAACTGGGCTGGAGGTTTACATCACGCTAAAAAGTTTGAG GCGTCTGGGTTTTGCTACGTGAACGACATTGTCATCAGTATTCTTGAACTTTTGAA gtatCATCCGCGCGTGCTCTACATCGACATTGATATTCATCACGGAGACGGTGTTCAGGAGGCCTTTTATCTCACAGACAGAGTCATGACTGTATCCTTCCACAAATACGGGAACTACTTCTTCCCAGGAACTG GTGACATGTATGAGGTGGGAGCTGAGAGCGGACGCTATTACTGTCTGAACGTCCCGCTGCGAGACGGGATCGACGACCAGA GCTACAGACACCTGTTTCAGCCGGTCATCAAGCAGGTGGTGGACTTCTATCAGCCCACGTGTATCGTCCTGCAG TGTGGAGCTGATTCTCTGGGCTGTGATCGATTAGGATGCTTCAATCTCAGCATACGCGGTCATGG AGATTGTGTGGAGTTTGTGAAGAGCTTCAAGATCCCGCTGCTCGTTCTGGGAGGAGGAGGATACACCGTGAGGAACGTTGCTAGATGTTG GACGTATGAAACCTCTTTGCTAGTTGAGGAGTCCATTAGTGATGAGCTGCCGTACAGTG AATACTTTGAATATTTTGCTCCAGACTTCACACTTCACCCAGATGTCAGCACAAGGATAGAAAACCAAAATTCTAGACAA TATCTGGAGCAGATCCGTCAAACAGTGTTTGAGAACCTGAAGATGTTGAATCACGCACCAAGCGTCCAGATCCATGACGTTCCCTCAGATTTACTGAGCTATGAGCGACCAGACGAGGCCGACCCTGACGAGCGAGGATCAGAAGATAACTTCTCCAG GCCTGAAGCTGCCAACGAGTTTTACGATGGTGACCATGATAATGATAAAGAGAGTGACGTGGAGATCTGA